Within the Populus trichocarpa isolate Nisqually-1 chromosome 14, P.trichocarpa_v4.1, whole genome shotgun sequence genome, the region GTTTggtccggttcaatcggtttaagctttttaaaaccggaaccgaaccggaccgggtggttttttttatttttaatcggtttattcggttttttttatcggttcggttttttcggttaattttttctcggttttttcggtttaatcggttggtcggtttttttgaacacccctactgATGATGACGCATGTTGGAGTGCCAATTTGTAACACGGAACTCTCTTTAGATTTACTTCCAATCACTgccagaaaattaaaaaaaaaaattaagaaattgtctacgaataataataataattatttatggataaaaATCACTACACAAAATTTCCATCagtaaattctaaaaaaaacaacgtaagaataaaaaaaaatctattcagCATATTTGACGTGtcaaattaccgatgaaatttccattgaaaattttaaaaaaattaaaatccaatagTTCTCTcttcctccatttttttttttcgattcaaACCTTAActctaatttctttaaattttcaacAACCCCCCTCTAAAATCCAGCCACCCAACCTACCAACGCCGACGCAACCTCCCTCCCTTGGTGATTTTTATGTCAAGCTTCATTCCACCATGTAAGAAAACCCCTCCATTTTTGTTATAGCaccaatttatatttaatgttcATTTATTCGAAATTTGCTTATTGAATTTGTAGTTTGAATGTTTATTCAAGTGTTTTACTTGTTATACAATGTTAATTTTGTTGTATTCATGTATCAATTTGTTTtggggtttgtttgagatttgagaaaagtgaattttatttgtcatttgatgaaattgagtgtaattttataatctaagtgtgttaaaattgaagaaataatgaATAATTAGTTGAATCTTAATTAGTCAATTACGAGTTTTGttgagaatttgaaaaaaattaaattaatgtgtaattaataacaattagattattaattaatgttattattactTGATTATAGTAAGATATGAAAACTGATTAATAGGATGTTTCATTCTTGAACTGTATTTATTCTTAaacattgtttgttttttctcgTCAGCAAATGCTTTGATTTCTGCGCCAAaacttaagatttttttttagctacagAGAATCTCTTATGGCATGTCGCACTATCATATATAATATGTGCACGTACACCTCTTTTACCCACGttcgaaaattatttttccaactAATGTAAGAAATTCTTGTTTCCATGGCTTCAAGCTTTAAAAAGTTGAAAGGAATGTGAAGGGGAGATTTTCCTAGCTTCATAAGATATATGCTCTGATATTTAAGttagtaaatatataaaaaaaatatgttgagtATGGAAATAATAGAAGAGATGAGCAGTATACTAGACGGGCAATATAGTATGCTTTGTATTTAGAGTTTTATTGTGTGGACTTATTTCTGTgttatgttattatttatattcatttaCCTGGTAATCCAAGATATTTATATACTTTGGTCCTTTGAGCTTACCTCATGGAGAGTGGTGAGTTAATTAAGAGAAACAATAAGTTGTTAATCGTTTTACTATTGATAGAGAGGTTAGTGCTCGTTGTTGGTTAGGTGCTCTATATATCATTTGATAAAGAGGTTGGTGTTTGGTAGGTGTTTTTTAGACTAGTTGTGGGCATTGTTAATTGTTTTACTATTGCTCTTTGTTGGTTGGAAGCTCTATATATTATTGATAGAGAGGATAGTGTTTTGTGGGCAAGAAACATCCATTGCCGAGGAAAGACAATGCCATATTGATAAGTTATGTGGAAGTGTAGGTCAGGGCAACATCATACTAAATTTAGCGCCTGTTTAGAAGTgcttttcaaaagcgcttttgaaaaaatttgaattttttttttgctttgaagtaatatgtttttgatgttttcaaatcattttgatgtgctgatctcaaaaataatttttaaaaaataaaaaaatattattggcacacttttctgagtgaaaagcactttaaaaagcactttaaaaaacaatcacaatcacacttccaaacacctcCTAGTGAAAGCCATAATATGTCCTTGAGGTTCCACTAGGAATTTATGTAAGAGATAGTGTCACGTGTGTTCTCATAAGAGTAGTTCCAATGTATCTCCTGCATGCAtcctattttttctatcttttttttttgctattttcttttcttcctctctcctGTTTTGAATTCCCCCCCCCCCTAATTTGTTTTGTCTAGTCTATTTGGACTGACCTAAACATGcttttttcttcaagattttgTTGTAGTATCATATTCCAAGTAGGCAAGTGTtagaaaaaattagagaaaaaagtAAGAAAGTAATTATTGTGTAACACATTTCATTCATATCATATATTATTCTCAGAAGGGAGGAAGTTCATAGACTTGGACTTAGATTATTTTATCATGGTTAATGTacctttcttatttcttattaatgacACAAACttcaatgtcttttttattttattctattgaaCAACCACACTGTTGTCATTATTTTATGTTGTCTTCTATCTTTTTGGTTGTTGAGTTGCCACTTGTGTGACGTGGAATAACCCTGtctttatttagttattattattattctcttaACTACGTGGGTATTATTTTAGGGGTTACATGCACATCAATTTCCAAAATATCAAAACgggctcttttttatttatttataggcacaggttttttctctctccaaaaGCAGATACTGTCAATACAATGGTCAGGTATAGAAAAATGTTTTATGGCTCGACTGTTCCATGCTTGAAAGAGACAGATTTTATAAGCAAAGAGCGAATAGTCTTTTTATATTCTGCTCAAAACTTTCTGAAAGAACATACCTAGCATGTTGATGTTTTGCTCTTTCAGCGATTGACTCAGCGTTGATACACCTAATCCCTTCTTGTTTCTTATGAAACCAGCAACGTTTTTGCACAGCATAAAAGGGCAGATCCCACTGGAAAATATGCATCACACGTTGCTAACATTAGAGGAAGCCGTGCGCCATGCTCtattattatgattaatgttgAGGTTTGACAGCTCCGGGACCAGAGTGTTTTGGTCTCCTTTCGAAAGCAAATTAATATCATCCACGTTTTGTTGCTCAATAATTATATCTCATTCGGGCCCTTTTCAATCTGTCTTCTTCGACCACAAAAACATTTTGTCAGACTTCTCTTTGGCCTGTTCGTCCATATATGTATAGAGAGAGATAGATAGAtagtagaaaagaaaaggcctgGCCATCAgagaaaagatggagaatgaTCACGATGGTGCGCTCGAAGATGCAAGAGAACCACTCATGCCCAATAATTCATCTTGCGAAGAAGGATCTGGCTCTCAGTGTAGCAGCAACAATACTGGTACTGCTTGGATGGTTTACCTCAGCACATTTGTTGCAGTTGCTGGTTCTTTTGAAGTTGGATCCTGTGTAAGTGCCTCCTCGTCATTTCCTTTTCAACTCTAAAAACACGTACTATTAATTAGTAGTTCAAAACCTTGCATTACGACTGCTGACAACAGATGTTTGCTTTTGAATCCAGTCTGGCTATTCATCACCAACTCAGAATGCTATAAGGGAAGATCTGTCTTTGTCTATAGCAGAGGTGAGTTAACGATTCAAGCAAGGCCTTAGCttcactcttttcttttcttttcttttcttcttgaaaaatCCAAGAGATTATATTGATTGGAAAATTAATGTTAAGCTAACCTTCACACGAGAATGATGCCAAAAGTAAATGACCAAAAACAGATTAAAACTAAGGATCCCAAGAGCAAACCAGAAAATTGTAGACAGCGTAGAATAGGACAAAAAGCATATTCCAGCACCATGGAACAGCTAGATCAGCATAGGAGGAGCAGAAGCTTATTTAGGCAAACAATTAGGGGCATTAGCAAGCAGAAGTCGAACTCAAACATAGAAACTCCTAACCAAATGAAAGCCACATCGAAGAGGCAGCACTAGAAAATGATAACCTATTAACCTTAGTAAAGCATTGGCAAATTAAACTAGTTAAACAATCGTGcaagaaaatccaaattaacaaaaaatgaatCCATGAGAAGAAACGAAAGAAGCAGCATAAGGTGGGAAGTGAGGATAGGAGCATAGAAAATCTCGAGAGTAGGCAAAGTACAAAAGGCAGAACTGTAGAAGCGTTGGAGTGATTATATGATAACACTGCACACAATGGATCCATTGCAGTTGTTTGATAACATACTAAGTTgtgtttttaattatgaaacattaaaaaattaagtttaaaagactttaagtttttacatatttttataactgagttttgtatgattttgtttttgcgtttcaaaagcgttattaaaaaaaattaattttttttattttaaattaatatgtttttgtattttcatattattttgatacgttgatataaaaaataatttttaaaaaataaaaaaattattttaatgcattttcaagtaaaaaacattttgaaaagcaatcgtaATCATACAACTACCAAACatcttatacatgttttttgctgtACATAAatctcaattataatttttaccaaacacgtatctAAATTTAACTAATCATatctaatcatatttttttttaaattatttttttaaaaattataaccatAAAAGCTACTTACAGTACAAACGAGTCTAAAAGCTACTTAAAAATACAAACGAGTCTAAGAGGCTGCAAAACTCAGGGAAAAGATGAAGAAGCCAGACCTCCAACAAAAATTTACACGCACCCTAGAAGCAGCAATTTTCTATTCCAAAAAACAGACAAcgaatattttcctttttgaagACTCGAATTAACACCCCTGACAAAACCAAGCAAGGATAATGACATCGATAAATGCTCAAAATCAGACCCCACAAAATTGATACTTGGACACATTTGTCAACACAGACAATTCTTTCTTTTCAGAGGGAATTTTCTGTTGATCCAATAATCAATTCTTCATCTCTGGAATGCTAAATCATGAGAGGAACTCACTGGATTATGTTGCTGATAGTTTCCTCTCCATAGTTTCCGTTAACAAAATCAGATCGTGTGTACGACGCAACTTTAAACGTCGGAAATCAACTCTCAGGGTTTTAGCTTCTAAACtgatttgttgatttctgagCATGCAATTATGCATGCAGTATTCCTTGTTTGGTTCCATATTGACAGTTGGTGCAATGATCGGTGCAATCACAAGCGGACCAATTGCTGATTATATTGGTCGAAAAGGGGTAAGAAAACAGATGATATTATGAATCCCTAATCTTTCAAGATAAACTAGAGAAGGATTCTGTTCTTACATGTTTTTTCCAGAGAACATCCACCTAATAATACTGTGTTCATGTGGGATATAGGCGATGAGATTTTCTAGCACCTCCTGTGCTGCAGGATGGCTTGCCATTTACTTTGCTAAGGTTTGTGTCATCTtgataagcataaaaaaatgatctttcCAAATAAATGACAATAAATCTTACCCTGTCTTGGTTCAATATGAAAGGGCGCTCTGGCATTGGACATTGGGAGATTGGCAACTGGTTATGGAATGGGAGCGTTGTCCTTCGTGGTACAGTTTATTTCCCGTCTAGCATTTGattaatataaaacatgttactGATGAGCATCATGTCATTATTGATCATGACCAGGTACCTGTTTTTATAGCTGAAATTGCACCCAAAAACCTTAGAGGAACATTAACAGCTGTGACTCAGGTAAAGATTGCACACAGCGAAATCACGTACACACTATTTTCATAGTTAAATTTGTATTCCCATGTTGTGACCGTCTAACTTGATGGATTCTTTCTGAATAAAAGAATATGAAATAGACAACGCAGATCATCCATAACGACAAATTATACATAAGGATTACTATTCACAACTCGTTACATTATCATATCTTCAGCTTATGGTTGCTACTGGAGTGTCTGTTGCATTCATAATAGGGACAGTACTGAGATGGAGGGTTTTGGCTTTGACTGGTATGTTTACTCTGTACATTTGCATATTCaatcatcaaaagaaaataatgcaaCGGATAGCAAGTCAGGGAGCTTACCTCTGAAGTCTTGCAGGACTTATCCCTTGTGTAATTCTGCATGTTGGCCTATTTCTCATTCCAGAGTCTCCCAGATGGCTGGTAAAAAACagcaatatttatatataaatgacaAAGAATAACATATATATGACACACTATCTGATGAATCCAGGCAAAGAGGGGGCGTGAAAAAGAGTTTGAAACCACATTACAGAAACTTCGTGGCAGGGCTGCTGATATATCTTACGAGGCAATTGAAATCAAGGTTCCCATTTTGTAGTCTGCATTAGGATTTCATTGTAAATGTCtcaaaatttacaataaaaaataaaataacgagTACTATGTCAATTGTCTGACAGGATTATATAGAAACTCTCGAACGCCTCCCAAAAGCCAAACTGCTAGACCTATTCCAAAGAAGAAACCTGCACTCAGTCCTTGTAAATATTTCATTACTTTCTACTGATCTCAGTGAAAAATAAGTATTCGCTCCACCACgaccttttattttaacttcTTAATTATTTTCCAGATAGGAGTTGGATTGATGGTTTTGCAACAATTTGGAGGAATCAATGCGGTTTGCTTTTATGTCAGCTCTATCTTTGAAGTAGCAGGTAAAGAAGATCGAATAACTCAAAGTTTGAACTGGCATGCTGCTCAAAGATTCATGATTGTTCTAATTTTCTGAGACTGATATTTCAGGATTTTCTCCGTCTGTTGGAACCATAATCTACGCCATCCTTCAGGTTCCTAACTTCCCAGAATGCtagtcaaattaaaaagaaagtttaATTGTCTCAACCCGCTTGGAATTGACTGAAACAATTCCATTTTGCAGGTTGTGGTTGTTGCCCTAAACACAACCATTATAGATAAAGTTGGAAGAAAACCTCTTTTACTGGTAAAGTTTTGTTCACGTCTCAGTTAGAGCTTCCTCAGACTAGCCACCCCTTCACATATTGAAAGCTGTACTTTCTTTGCGTTCTAGGTTTCTGCATCAGGACTGGTCATCGCCTGCCTAATAACAGGGCTTTCATTCTATCTGAAGGTTATAGTCAAACTCTCATTCTCATATACACCTTACAAGTCATAATTCACGATGCTGTCTTTTCcagatatataaatatttagagATACCTTGTGTGTAAAACAGGTTCATGAATTAGCACTCAAGTCAGCTCCCATGCTCGCTGTAACTGGCATATTGGTAAGGCTACAAGTTTTCTCAAACGATATCACTGTTAGCTTGGATTGATCTTCCTAAAGAGTAAAAACAATTAACGACAAAAAGCCCCATATATTCCCATGTTAAATCTGACAATCACTCTTCGAATTTTAGCTATATATAGGAACATTTTCGGCAGGAATGGGTCCAATTCCTTGGGTTATAATGTCAGAGGTAATCTAATACACCATTCAAGATGATAACTCCGTCTCCATATATATTGGATATATCCCCCCAACATAAACATTATCTTTTTGTTGCAGATATTCCCTTTGAATATCAAAGGAGTTTCTGGAAGCCTAGCAACACTAGTGAACTGGTTCTGTGCATGGGCAGTTTCCTTCACCTTCAACTTCCTTATGTCCTGGAGCTCCTATggtaaataaatctaaaacttcattttatcAGAAGcaatttaacaataaattgTAAAGCAAGATGTGCAAGCCGAAATCTGATTTATCCAAGTCTTGTTTTCAGGTACATTTATTCTTTATGCTGCGATCAATGCGATGACCATAGCGTTTGTGGCATTGCTGGTGccagaaacaaaaggaagaacCTTGGAACAAATTCAAGCAGCCATACGTTGATGCTTAGAGCCGGAAACAAAGCACACGCTATCTCTAATGATATAGAACATCAACAATAAATCAAGTAGCTACGGCCTGCTTGCggaaactaaataataatagttatttgtTTTCGAAGTTTGACGtgtattaattttggtttgaaGAGCTTCTGTTCCATCCAAATGAATGGGGAAATTTCCTGCTGCCCATTGCAGAGGAATTCCTACAGCACAATACATGATAATCTCTCAAAccaccacttttttttttcgaacTTGAGAGAAAGACACTGATGCTAGTTGAGCTCGCAGCCTATCCCTGCATATTTATTCCTTGTTTTATCACTAGCTCACATTACCTTTGCTCCCAATTATGGTTGTCTAAAAGgaaacttaattttttgttatataatgatGCTTTTGATTCCGGAAATATTAGTCCAAACAATTGATATTGACCAACTCgtaaaacaaaagctaaaagagATAATTCGATAATCAAGATAGATCATTGTAGATTGAAGAGTGAAAACAAACTTTTCAATGtgatctatttattattatcatattaatcaagaacaaattactcctttaatattttaacattttagatGCATATTGAAATGACATAAATacacttaaaagaaaaataaataaaattgttatacgggagcttttttggttttttaaagcTTTGATTGCAAAGTGAAATGATTATGTtgcctttaaaagcaaaaatgttaaaattgacATCCAAAGACTCTTACAAATTTTCATCAtagtttttagttataatcaacttgaatgaaaaataatttagtattttaacaaatataaatataattagaaaaaaataaaagtaaatagaCACACGCTAACAAGTGGGAGCCCTCATGCTCTTTTGACGACATGGGTCAATATATTAAGATACTTCAAGAAATGACTATGTTGCACTTCGGTCTGACAAcccatgtcagacccaagtttCTAATATAATTTGGACTAATATTTTCGGAATTAAAAGCatcatttataacaaaaaaaaataaatttcctttTAAACAACCATAATTGGGAGCAAAGGTCAGCTAgtaataaaacaacaaacaaaaagagGACAACAATGCACTTTAGTTgtcaagaaagagaaaagaaagaaaaaattcaaacaaacgATCACCGACGACAATCCAATCATGATATGTCTACATGCGCTGCTTCATGTGAAAGAGAGCATGACTATGCATCTAGTTATGCGACGGATGAGCAGATTTGGTCACTAGAAAGTGTCTCACGCGCTTTCTTAATGGCGCTGAAATACCCCGAAAGGCaaagcctcttttttttttgtgttttctaagGCTAAAATCGTTATTTGCTTAtacttgaaaattgaaaaagcaTGATTGCCCTTGTGGAAGAAAGCCAAAGAAATATTTATCCACTTgtgaaaagatgagaaattaaaagtaaaattactattacaattcacagtgaaatatttcttgatttacAGTGATTTCCTCATAccattt harbors:
- the LOC7466267 gene encoding sugar transporter ERD6-like 7, producing MENDHDGALEDAREPLMPNNSSCEEGSGSQCSSNNTGTAWMVYLSTFVAVAGSFEVGSCSGYSSPTQNAIREDLSLSIAEYSLFGSILTVGAMIGAITSGPIADYIGRKGAMRFSSTSCAAGWLAIYFAKGALALDIGRLATGYGMGALSFVVPVFIAEIAPKNLRGTLTAVTQLMVATGVSVAFIIGTVLRWRVLALTGLIPCVILHVGLFLIPESPRWLAKRGREKEFETTLQKLRGRAADISYEAIEIKDYIETLERLPKAKLLDLFQRRNLHSVLIGVGLMVLQQFGGINAVCFYVSSIFEVAGFSPSVGTIIYAILQVVVVALNTTIIDKVGRKPLLLVSASGLVIACLITGLSFYLKVHELALKSAPMLAVTGILLYIGTFSAGMGPIPWVIMSEIFPLNIKGVSGSLATLVNWFCAWAVSFTFNFLMSWSSYGTFILYAAINAMTIAFVALLVPETKGRTLEQIQAAIR